The following nucleotide sequence is from Pseudomonadota bacterium.
TCATGGCGATCTTCTGCCTCGCCACCAGCCTCGCCGATCTCAAGGAGAAGCTCGGCCGCATCGTCGTCGGCCAGACCCGCGATCGTCGCTTCGTCACCGCCGAAGACCTCAAGGCGGCGGGCTCCATGGCGGCCCTCCTCCGCGACGCGCTGATGCCCAATCTGGTGCAGACCCTGGAAGGCAGCCCCGCCTTCATCCATGGCGGGCCGTTCGCCAATATCGCCCATGGCTGCAACTCGGTCATGGCCACCGGCACGGCGCTCAAGCTCAGCCAATACGTCGTCACCGAAGCCGGCTTCGGCGCCGATCTCGGCGCGGAGAAGTTCTTCGACATCAAGTGCCGCAAGACCGGCATGACGCCGGCCGCCGCCGTGGTCGTCGCCACCGTGCGCGCGCTCAAGATGCATGGCGGTGTCGCCAAGGAGAACCTGGCCAAGGAAGACCTGCCGGCGCTCGAGCAGGGCTTCGCCAACCTGCAGCGCCATCTCCGCAACATCGGCCGCTTCGGCGTCCCGGTGGCGGTTGCCATCAACCGCTTCGGCACCGATACACCCGCCGAGATCCAGGCGATCCAGCGGCGCTGCCAATCCGTGGGCGTGAGCGCCTTCCTCTGCACCCACTGGGCCGATGGCAGCACCGGTGCTGCCGATCTGGCGCAAGCCGTGGTCGGGTTGGCTGAGGGCAAAGCCGGACCGTTCCAGACGCTCTACGGCGATGAATTGCCGCTGGCGGAGAAGGTTAGGACCATCGCCAGGGTCATCTACGGGGCCGCCGACATCCAGCTCGACAAGCAAGCCGTCAACGACTTTGCCGATTTCGAGAAGGCCGGCTTCGGCAACCTGCCGGTCTGCATGGCGAAGACCCAGTTCAGCTTCACCGCCGATGCCGCCGTCAAGGGGGCACCGTCCGGCCATGTGCTGCCGGTGAGGGGTGCCCGGCTCTCCGCCGGCGCCGGCTTCGTGGTGGCGCTCTGCGGCGACATCATGACCATGCCCGGCCTACCGAAGGCGCCGGCCGCGCACAACATCACCGTCAACGCCAAGGGCGAGATCGACGGGTTGTTTTAGGCGTCGGCCCTGAATGCCCCCACCCCAACCCTCCCCCAACAAGTTGGGGGAGGGAGCAGAAGAGCATCTGGCTCCCTCCTCCGCGCGTTAGCCGATCTTCGCGGATTGGCGATGTTTGAAGATACCAAGTGATTGATTTCACTAAGGCTGGGTATTGAAGGTCTGCACTACAGCGGGTTTGGCTGCGGCGCCTGTGCGGCAGTGATTTTCGGCGGGCGCTGCGGGGGCA
It contains:
- a CDS encoding formate--tetrahydrofolate ligase; this translates as MPQSPVPSDIEISRRAKLQPIEAIGDKLGIPAAALFRYGPYKAKVAFDYLDGLKSRPDGKLILVTAITPTPAGEGKTTTTVGLGDALNRIGKHAVICLREPSLGPCFGMKGGAAGGGYAQVAPMEDINLHFTGDFHAVGAANNLLAALIDNHIYWGNSLGLDPRRITWRRALDMNDRALRQIVSSLGGVANGFPREDGFDITVASEVMAIFCLATSLADLKEKLGRIVVGQTRDRRFVTAEDLKAAGSMAALLRDALMPNLVQTLEGSPAFIHGGPFANIAHGCNSVMATGTALKLSQYVVTEAGFGADLGAEKFFDIKCRKTGMTPAAAVVVATVRALKMHGGVAKENLAKEDLPALEQGFANLQRHLRNIGRFGVPVAVAINRFGTDTPAEIQAIQRRCQSVGVSAFLCTHWADGSTGAADLAQAVVGLAEGKAGPFQTLYGDELPLAEKVRTIARVIYGAADIQLDKQAVNDFADFEKAGFGNLPVCMAKTQFSFTADAAVKGAPSGHVLPVRGARLSAGAGFVVALCGDIMTMPGLPKAPAAHNITVNAKGEIDGLF